A genomic segment from Myxococcus stipitatus encodes:
- a CDS encoding Vps62-related protein has product MSHPWQSTTSRKDSGRGVVLAGLVALSSACQPGPTSGEPTPPESPSESTQSLAALPKTCQDVKNQQYLTKDGEYLLYYEGERSKPWKAYCHGMAGTPVEYLTLPESHLFSNFSEYAAGDHSPGTTVRTIFHKLRIDPTTLRVRAWDKTFTTSTGQLTHGPTGATVTVMPYATAMACTGGDSGRATVDLRGTPFILPYAPFHVDGWARAGTTTREPGDQVATLTGGGACGWNGPTLTAWEDPLDGGILPLIYDVAAPTWKVAARVYPVGGSPTSGQALDLGWYDMHQLTVGNDAINAVRVPRGWKVTLYTDSGFRGTQHIFTRDTDLTGHVVNLQTSSIHVEAPVTVFTQPSFTGESRELRPGRYTLEQLGLTSATFRSLRIPEGFRVTLHEESFDYGRYQVLTQDTDLATGSYMDGRVAALFIESPSQRDTNVVYGHWQSSGGREVRHDGNRRLLLSGLGVEDEIVTIDLESAAGPVLFLSNGTDTPVAESVLISPTVARLTVAMRSTEGPPILIAGTSQPGKSGAFTVRANRGRLQYASYLEAKVVTGFHFIYDDRGTGAAGNLSVWRPAADNAQGYYSLGDVAMPSHGVAPRAGFVVKDKGYGGLLLRPKDYALVWSSEGTSGGLKGSFWQALPFDGYTCLGGIANNDFYKPPLDAMRCVRSDFAVQVASQRVWDDAGAKGSKSSVTLLETRSDAPQGLYTSTLNPVAGRYLPGMLLPPVWALNRSALDNPEFRGGFVDDYAVIQFAPRVWLHSDEQFLPSTTEYFLKHVKEVNGHLTTLQPLGPPGCDECADPPFLRGLHPSQTHVPVYAQLIPRTVAGTPTNITDVIYWTFYDFNLGKHVCIGGRIGDTCLGYWMQLGNHVGDWEHLTVRFVDGRPTQVTMSQHGKAPIFGYGGKHLPMMGLHPEAYSALGSHGLYPDAAVHEYMNLYNGDSLKDVTNRGTAWHTWDKPVVFPWQPQGTFKGSLSWLNITAGWGNAKSGCDNAVSRASGECILNGGPGGPMQKDFTHPDYGELE; this is encoded by the coding sequence ATGAGTCATCCATGGCAGTCCACGACGAGCCGCAAGGACTCGGGGCGCGGGGTCGTCCTCGCGGGCCTCGTCGCCCTCTCCTCCGCGTGTCAGCCGGGGCCCACGTCCGGGGAGCCCACCCCACCCGAGTCCCCCTCCGAGAGCACGCAATCGCTCGCCGCGCTCCCGAAGACCTGCCAGGACGTCAAGAACCAGCAGTACCTCACGAAGGATGGCGAGTACCTCCTGTACTACGAGGGGGAGCGGAGCAAGCCCTGGAAGGCGTACTGCCATGGCATGGCGGGCACGCCGGTGGAGTACCTCACGCTCCCCGAGTCGCACCTCTTCTCCAACTTCTCCGAGTACGCCGCGGGCGACCACTCCCCCGGCACCACGGTCCGGACAATCTTCCACAAGCTGCGCATCGACCCCACCACGCTGCGCGTGCGTGCCTGGGACAAGACCTTCACGACCTCCACCGGCCAGCTCACGCACGGCCCGACGGGCGCCACCGTCACGGTCATGCCCTACGCCACCGCGATGGCCTGCACCGGGGGCGACTCCGGACGCGCGACGGTCGACCTGCGTGGCACGCCGTTCATCCTGCCGTATGCCCCCTTCCATGTGGACGGGTGGGCCCGCGCGGGAACCACGACGCGCGAGCCGGGCGACCAGGTCGCCACGCTGACGGGCGGCGGCGCCTGTGGCTGGAACGGCCCCACCCTCACCGCGTGGGAGGACCCCCTCGACGGCGGCATCCTGCCCCTCATCTACGACGTCGCCGCTCCGACCTGGAAGGTGGCCGCGCGCGTCTATCCCGTGGGCGGCTCGCCCACCTCGGGACAGGCGCTCGACCTGGGCTGGTACGACATGCACCAGCTCACCGTGGGCAACGACGCCATCAACGCGGTCCGCGTGCCCCGGGGCTGGAAGGTCACCCTCTACACGGACTCGGGCTTCCGGGGCACGCAGCACATCTTCACGCGGGACACCGACCTGACCGGCCACGTCGTCAACCTGCAGACCTCCAGCATCCACGTCGAGGCGCCGGTGACGGTGTTCACCCAGCCCAGCTTCACGGGCGAATCGCGGGAGCTGCGCCCGGGTCGCTACACCCTGGAGCAGCTCGGCCTGACGAGCGCCACGTTCCGCTCCCTCAGGATTCCCGAGGGGTTCCGCGTGACGCTCCACGAGGAGTCCTTCGACTACGGCCGCTACCAGGTGCTCACCCAGGACACCGACCTGGCCACCGGCAGCTACATGGACGGGAGGGTCGCCGCCCTCTTCATCGAGTCCCCCTCGCAGCGCGACACCAACGTCGTCTATGGCCACTGGCAGTCCTCCGGCGGCCGCGAGGTGCGCCATGACGGCAATCGGCGCCTGCTGCTGAGCGGGCTCGGCGTCGAGGACGAAATCGTCACCATCGACCTGGAGTCGGCCGCGGGTCCCGTCCTCTTCCTGTCGAACGGCACCGATACCCCGGTGGCCGAGTCGGTCCTCATCTCGCCCACGGTCGCGCGCCTCACCGTGGCCATGCGCAGCACCGAGGGTCCTCCCATCCTCATCGCCGGCACGAGCCAGCCGGGGAAGAGCGGCGCTTTCACGGTCCGCGCCAACAGGGGGCGGCTCCAGTACGCGAGCTACCTGGAGGCCAAGGTCGTGACCGGCTTCCATTTCATCTATGACGACCGGGGCACGGGCGCCGCCGGCAACCTCTCCGTCTGGCGCCCCGCGGCGGACAACGCCCAGGGCTACTACTCGCTGGGCGACGTCGCCATGCCCAGCCACGGCGTGGCGCCGCGAGCCGGCTTCGTCGTCAAGGACAAGGGCTACGGGGGGCTGCTGCTCCGTCCCAAGGACTACGCCCTGGTCTGGAGCAGCGAGGGGACGTCGGGTGGCCTCAAGGGAAGCTTCTGGCAGGCCCTCCCGTTCGACGGCTACACCTGCCTGGGCGGCATCGCGAACAACGATTTCTACAAGCCGCCCCTCGACGCCATGCGCTGCGTCCGGAGCGACTTCGCCGTCCAGGTCGCCTCGCAGCGGGTGTGGGACGACGCGGGGGCCAAGGGCTCCAAGTCGAGCGTCACCCTGCTCGAGACGCGGAGCGACGCCCCGCAGGGGTTGTACACCTCCACCCTGAATCCGGTCGCGGGTCGCTACCTGCCCGGCATGTTGCTGCCCCCGGTCTGGGCGCTCAACCGCAGCGCCCTCGACAACCCCGAGTTCAGGGGCGGCTTCGTGGACGACTACGCCGTCATCCAGTTCGCGCCCCGCGTCTGGCTCCACTCCGACGAGCAGTTCCTGCCCTCCACGACGGAGTACTTCCTGAAGCACGTGAAGGAGGTGAACGGCCACCTGACGACGCTCCAGCCTCTCGGTCCCCCCGGCTGCGACGAGTGCGCGGACCCGCCGTTCCTGCGCGGGCTCCATCCCAGTCAGACCCACGTGCCCGTCTACGCGCAGCTCATCCCGAGGACCGTGGCCGGGACGCCCACGAACATCACCGACGTCATCTACTGGACCTTCTACGACTTCAACCTCGGCAAGCACGTCTGCATCGGCGGTCGAATCGGAGACACCTGCCTGGGCTACTGGATGCAGCTGGGCAACCACGTGGGTGACTGGGAGCACCTCACCGTGAGGTTCGTCGACGGGCGGCCCACGCAGGTGACGATGAGCCAGCACGGCAAGGCCCCCATCTTCGGCTACGGCGGCAAGCATCTGCCGATGATGGGCCTGCATCCGGAGGCCTACTCCGCGCTCGGCTCCCACGGCCTCTATCCGGACGCCGCCGTGCACGAATACATGAACCTCTACAACGGTGACTCCCTGAAGGACGTCACCAACCGGGGCACCGCGTGGCACACCTGGGACAAGCCGGTGGTCTTCCCGTGGCAGCCACAGGGCACGTTCAAGGGCTCCCTGTCCTGGCTCAACATCACCGCCGGCTGGGGCAACGCGAAGTCGGGGTGTGACAACGCCGTCTCGCGGGCCTCGGGAGAGTGCATCCTCAATGGTGGCCCCGGGGGCCCCATGCAGAAGGACTTCACCCACCCGGACTACGGAGAGCTGGAGTAG
- a CDS encoding WD40 repeat domain-containing protein, with translation MESLTCGHVAPAAGRACRHLLSAPEAPYSLFFTGQGDERHLVCEDCERAEEPAARADSSLCLACLRAREGRPFGLISLHGKPEARTRRTSLRFEHRDHPRPELEGTTPRAITPMGAEPRSRWLAVDARGGLLQLDLDAGTTTRLGALPPDSVQLDADLELHVSACGGFAAVANRYGSRGVVIALGTGAVTMKLERGDYHETRCVFPLAFFEDGGHARLVHGTRWNRLDISDPATGALLTPRDDEPPGEDTAPAHALDYFHCGLTVSPDGQWLADDGWVWHPVGVLTTLSLRRWLHENVWESEDGPSRRQLRDIPYFWDGPCCFVDARTLAVWGLGSNPDRLLDAALLFDVESGALLRWFPGPRGALRADGRFLLASAVEGGTQVWDWETGERLHEEPGLVPTSWHPAARCLLTVRDDGSLRESRLVQPEPGSGGP, from the coding sequence ATGGAGTCGCTCACCTGTGGACACGTCGCCCCCGCCGCGGGACGCGCCTGCCGCCACCTGCTGAGCGCTCCGGAGGCGCCGTACTCCCTCTTCTTCACGGGCCAGGGGGACGAACGCCACCTGGTGTGCGAGGACTGCGAGCGCGCGGAGGAGCCCGCCGCGCGCGCCGACAGCTCCCTCTGCCTCGCCTGTCTGCGGGCGCGAGAGGGGCGACCCTTCGGCCTCATCAGCCTCCACGGCAAGCCCGAGGCGCGCACCCGGCGGACCTCGCTGCGGTTCGAGCATCGGGACCATCCCCGTCCGGAGCTGGAGGGCACCACGCCCCGCGCCATCACCCCCATGGGCGCCGAGCCGCGCTCGCGCTGGCTCGCGGTGGACGCGCGAGGCGGGCTCCTCCAGCTCGACCTCGACGCGGGCACGACGACGCGCCTGGGCGCATTGCCTCCCGACTCCGTCCAGCTCGACGCCGACCTGGAGCTGCACGTCTCGGCCTGCGGTGGCTTCGCCGCCGTGGCGAACCGATATGGCTCGCGGGGCGTGGTCATCGCGTTGGGCACCGGCGCGGTGACGATGAAGCTGGAGCGCGGCGACTACCACGAGACCCGCTGCGTCTTCCCGCTCGCGTTCTTCGAGGACGGCGGGCACGCGCGGCTCGTTCACGGCACGCGCTGGAACCGGCTCGACATCTCCGACCCGGCCACCGGAGCGCTGCTCACGCCCCGGGACGACGAGCCCCCCGGTGAAGACACCGCGCCCGCGCACGCGCTCGACTACTTCCATTGTGGATTGACCGTCTCGCCGGACGGGCAGTGGCTCGCCGACGATGGCTGGGTCTGGCACCCGGTGGGCGTCCTCACGACGCTCTCGCTGCGCCGCTGGCTGCACGAGAACGTCTGGGAGTCCGAGGATGGGCCTTCGCGCCGGCAGCTCCGGGACATCCCCTACTTCTGGGATGGCCCCTGCTGCTTCGTCGACGCCAGGACCCTCGCCGTCTGGGGGCTCGGAAGCAACCCGGACCGCCTGCTCGACGCGGCGCTCCTCTTCGACGTGGAGAGCGGAGCGCTGCTGCGCTGGTTCCCCGGGCCTCGCGGCGCGCTGCGTGCCGATGGCCGCTTCCTGCTCGCCAGCGCGGTCGAGGGCGGCACGCAGGTCTGGGACTGGGAGACGGGAGAGCGACTCCACGAGGAGCCGGGCCTCGTCCCCACCTCGTGGCACCCGGCGGCCCGGTGCCTGCTCACCGTGCGCGACGATGGCTCGCTGCGCGAGAGCCGGCTCGTCCAACCCGAGCCCGGGTCGGGAGGCCCGTGA
- a CDS encoding EGF domain-containing protein codes for MDESEAGLQEEAAPSELAVVDPYADAVAPGGVSSVLNPQNAVGAPDGNVATMLALLGGSLVLDMGAGEEGTGPLRVYYQGLTVVLVATVEFLRADMSLIATGQAQFLNLGSGTFSTLVPYSSTTPYRYVRLRGVVLGVYMVDAVEATGPLCGDGRVTAGEGCDDGNRVSKDGCTGTTCRVEPGFTCQGQPSVCTDINECANGTATCSVNATCTNTRGSYTCTCKAGYTGNGKTCTDINECTNGTATCSVNATCANTQGSYTCTCKSGYSGNGRTCNDINECTNGTATCSVNATCSNTQGSYTCACKPGYSGDGRTCNDINECTNGTHTCQPGQRCVNRAGGFDCVPGSCPPPLVLCGGLCVNASTDGTNCGCCGNRCGTGKTCSAGVCTSGASPLAFSETSVENTSSGFIVRTPTGLLVDYSDEGIITTEGADASGRGLEVAGWSIDGEPPMGTYDLCRKTASFEGTPGSGNAKAPFPLRVTLPDGQERVLTGTVIDVRVGATCSPLHPSYVGSITLEPYEE; via the coding sequence GTGGACGAGTCCGAGGCGGGCTTGCAGGAAGAGGCCGCGCCCTCCGAACTCGCGGTGGTGGACCCCTATGCCGACGCGGTGGCGCCGGGAGGCGTCTCCTCGGTCCTCAATCCGCAGAACGCGGTGGGGGCGCCGGATGGGAATGTCGCCACCATGCTGGCCCTGCTCGGAGGCTCACTGGTGCTCGACATGGGCGCGGGCGAGGAGGGCACGGGCCCCCTGCGCGTCTACTACCAGGGCCTCACCGTGGTGCTGGTCGCGACGGTGGAGTTCCTCCGCGCCGACATGAGCCTCATCGCCACCGGTCAGGCGCAGTTCCTCAATCTGGGCTCGGGCACCTTCTCCACCCTGGTTCCCTACTCCAGCACCACCCCCTACCGGTACGTGCGTCTGCGGGGCGTCGTGCTGGGGGTCTACATGGTGGATGCCGTCGAGGCGACGGGCCCCCTGTGTGGCGACGGGCGGGTGACCGCCGGCGAGGGATGTGACGACGGCAACCGCGTGTCCAAGGACGGCTGTACCGGCACCACCTGCAGGGTGGAGCCCGGCTTCACCTGCCAGGGCCAGCCCAGCGTCTGCACCGACATCAACGAGTGCGCCAACGGCACCGCGACCTGCTCCGTCAACGCCACCTGCACCAACACCCGGGGCAGCTACACCTGCACATGCAAGGCGGGCTACACGGGCAACGGCAAGACGTGCACCGACATCAACGAGTGCACCAATGGCACCGCGACCTGCTCCGTCAACGCCACCTGCGCGAACACCCAGGGCAGCTACACCTGCACGTGCAAGTCGGGCTACTCGGGCAACGGACGTACCTGCAACGACATCAACGAGTGCACCAACGGCACGGCGACCTGCTCCGTCAACGCCACCTGCTCGAACACGCAGGGCAGCTACACCTGCGCGTGCAAGCCGGGCTACTCGGGTGACGGCCGTACCTGCAACGACATCAACGAGTGCACCAACGGCACGCACACGTGCCAGCCCGGCCAGCGCTGTGTGAACCGCGCGGGCGGCTTCGACTGCGTGCCTGGCAGCTGCCCGCCGCCGCTGGTGCTGTGCGGCGGCCTGTGCGTCAACGCGAGCACGGACGGGACGAACTGCGGCTGCTGCGGCAACCGTTGCGGCACGGGGAAGACCTGCTCCGCGGGCGTCTGCACGAGCGGCGCGAGCCCCCTGGCGTTCTCGGAGACCTCGGTGGAGAACACCTCCAGCGGCTTCATCGTCCGCACGCCCACGGGGCTGCTCGTCGACTACAGCGACGAGGGCATCATCACGACCGAGGGCGCCGACGCGAGTGGCCGTGGCCTCGAGGTCGCTGGCTGGAGCATCGACGGCGAGCCGCCGATGGGCACGTACGACCTGTGCCGCAAGACGGCGAGCTTCGAGGGGACGCCAGGGAGCGGCAACGCCAAGGCGCCCTTCCCGCTCCGGGTGACGCTGCCCGACGGTCAGGAGCGCGTGCTCACCGGCACCGTCATCGACGTGAGGGTGGGGGCCACCTGCTCGCCGCTGCACCCGTCGTACGTCGGCTCCATCACCCTCGAGCCGTACGAGGAGTGA
- a CDS encoding lysoplasmalogenase — translation MHGASSGATKLLAAVGAAGAVGFLLQLDPPPPGFRMVTKALPMLCLLLWMWPPRARYARWIFAGLALSLLGDLLLEVGPGFFLPGLGAFLLAHLGYTAACLHVSRAARPARALPFLVLAVVASVLLHPWLGAMTVPVTLYVAVICAMAWRAAALLGDAHASRARQWTAFAGALLFAASDGVLAIKLFVRPLPGGSFVIMVLYWAAQLSIALSAREPRRQPAPPPATTTA, via the coding sequence ATGCACGGTGCATCGAGTGGCGCGACGAAGCTCCTCGCGGCGGTAGGCGCCGCTGGCGCGGTGGGATTCCTGCTCCAGTTGGACCCGCCCCCTCCGGGCTTCCGGATGGTGACCAAGGCGCTGCCGATGCTCTGCCTGCTCCTGTGGATGTGGCCGCCCCGGGCACGCTACGCCCGCTGGATATTCGCGGGCCTGGCCCTGTCGCTGCTGGGCGACCTCCTGCTGGAGGTCGGGCCGGGGTTCTTCCTGCCGGGGCTGGGCGCGTTCCTGCTCGCGCACCTGGGCTACACCGCCGCCTGCCTCCACGTGAGCCGCGCGGCGCGCCCCGCAAGGGCCCTGCCCTTCCTCGTGCTCGCCGTGGTCGCCAGTGTGCTGCTGCACCCGTGGCTGGGAGCGATGACGGTGCCCGTGACGCTCTACGTCGCCGTCATCTGCGCCATGGCCTGGCGCGCAGCGGCCCTCCTGGGGGACGCGCACGCGTCGCGCGCCCGGCAATGGACCGCCTTCGCGGGTGCGCTGCTCTTCGCCGCCAGCGACGGCGTGCTCGCCATCAAGCTCTTCGTGCGCCCCCTGCCCGGCGGCAGCTTCGTCATCATGGTGTTGTACTGGGCCGCCCAGCTCAGCATCGCCCTGTCGGCGCGCGAGCCCCGGCGACAACCGGCCCCTCCCCCAGCCACCACCACGGCGTGA
- a CDS encoding YciI family protein, which produces MMVMMLVKATEQTEAGQKPTDEALVAMHDFNEELRKAGVLLDLAGLTPMSRGARVRYTRSTCKVIDGPFAEAKEVVAGYSLIEVKTFAEAIEWARRAPFNLLVPEGAEVEVELRPLFDPTEFDVPGEAEERAKRLGEKPGKV; this is translated from the coding sequence ATGATGGTCATGATGCTGGTGAAGGCGACCGAGCAGACCGAAGCGGGCCAGAAGCCGACCGACGAGGCGCTGGTCGCGATGCACGACTTCAACGAGGAGCTGCGGAAGGCCGGCGTGCTGCTCGATCTCGCCGGCCTCACGCCGATGAGTCGCGGCGCGCGCGTGCGGTACACCCGGAGCACGTGCAAGGTGATCGATGGCCCGTTCGCCGAAGCCAAGGAGGTGGTCGCCGGCTACAGCCTGATCGAAGTCAAGACGTTCGCCGAGGCCATCGAGTGGGCCAGGCGCGCGCCGTTCAACCTCCTCGTGCCAGAAGGCGCGGAGGTGGAGGTCGAGCTCCGGCCGCTGTTCGACCCGACGGAGTTCGACGTGCCGGGCGAGGCCGAGGAGCGAGCGAAGCGGCTCGGCGAAAAGCCCGGCAAGGTGTAG
- a CDS encoding FAD-dependent monooxygenase: protein MHTDVVTQHAVVIAGGGPTGLMLAAELALAQVDVAIVERRASQEVVGSRSRGLHARSLEVLDQRGVVERFVSQGQPVQNVAFGQAHLDLSDFPSRHPHGLALSQERFERILAEWVGELSVPIYRGREVTGFAQDDTGVDVALSDGHALRARYLVGCDGGRSLVRKAAGIEFPGWDASISYLIAEVEMTGAPAFGIRRDEKGTYAMGKLEDGCVGVVLREERVGMGDAPTLEALREGLVALYGTDYGLRGARYLSRFTDMTRQAASYRDRRVLLAGDAAHVHSPMGGQGLNLGVQDAVNLGWKLAQVVRGVSPENLLDTYQAERHPVAARALRKTMAQTALSRGDARMDAVRETLAELLRMDAPRKQYAAMMSGLDIHYDLGNGHPLLGRRMPDLDLDTTDGPRRVFHLMHDARPVLLDLSERGALDVTPWADRVRRVAARYTGEWELPVLGAVTAPTAALIRPDGHVAWVGEGSDQGLREALTRWFGSPL, encoded by the coding sequence ATGCACACGGACGTGGTGACACAGCACGCGGTGGTGATTGCCGGAGGGGGCCCGACCGGGCTGATGCTGGCGGCGGAGCTGGCGTTGGCGCAGGTGGACGTGGCCATCGTCGAGCGGCGCGCCAGTCAGGAGGTCGTCGGCTCGCGTTCGCGCGGCCTGCACGCGCGCAGCCTGGAGGTGCTCGATCAGCGCGGGGTCGTCGAGCGCTTCGTCTCGCAAGGGCAGCCGGTCCAGAACGTCGCGTTCGGGCAGGCGCACCTGGACCTCAGCGACTTCCCGTCGCGCCACCCCCATGGGCTCGCCCTCTCGCAGGAGCGCTTCGAGCGCATCCTGGCGGAGTGGGTGGGCGAGCTGTCGGTGCCCATCTACCGTGGGCGCGAGGTGACGGGGTTCGCGCAGGACGACACGGGCGTCGACGTCGCGCTGTCCGACGGCCACGCGTTGAGGGCGAGGTACCTCGTCGGGTGCGACGGAGGTCGCAGCCTCGTCCGCAAGGCGGCGGGCATCGAGTTCCCGGGGTGGGACGCGTCGATCAGCTACCTCATCGCCGAGGTCGAGATGACCGGAGCACCGGCGTTCGGCATCCGCCGGGACGAGAAGGGCACCTACGCCATGGGCAAGCTGGAGGACGGCTGCGTGGGCGTCGTGCTGAGAGAGGAGCGGGTCGGCATGGGCGACGCGCCGACCCTCGAGGCGCTGCGCGAGGGGCTCGTCGCGCTCTACGGGACGGACTACGGCCTGCGCGGCGCCAGGTACCTCTCGAGGTTCACCGACATGACGCGGCAGGCGGCGTCCTACCGGGACCGGCGGGTGCTCCTGGCCGGCGACGCGGCCCACGTGCACTCGCCCATGGGCGGACAGGGGCTCAACCTGGGCGTGCAGGATGCCGTGAACCTGGGGTGGAAGCTGGCCCAGGTCGTGCGCGGCGTCTCGCCGGAGAACCTGCTCGACACCTACCAGGCCGAACGGCACCCCGTCGCGGCCCGCGCGCTGCGGAAGACCATGGCGCAGACCGCGCTGAGCCGCGGTGACGCGCGAATGGACGCCGTGCGCGAGACGCTGGCCGAGTTGCTGCGGATGGACGCACCACGCAAGCAATACGCGGCGATGATGTCGGGGCTGGACATCCACTACGACCTGGGAAACGGACACCCGCTGCTCGGGCGCCGCATGCCGGACCTCGACCTGGACACCACCGACGGCCCCCGGCGCGTGTTCCACCTGATGCACGACGCGAGGCCGGTGCTGCTCGACCTGAGCGAGCGCGGCGCTCTCGACGTCACGCCCTGGGCGGACCGGGTTCGACGGGTCGCTGCTCGCTACACGGGGGAATGGGAGCTCCCGGTGCTCGGCGCCGTCACGGCGCCCACCGCGGCGCTGATTCGACCAGACGGACACGTCGCATGGGTCGGAGAGGGCTCGGACCAGGGTCTGCGTGAGGCCCTGACCCGATGGTTCGGGTCTCCGCTTTGA
- a CDS encoding TetR/AcrR family transcriptional regulator C-terminal domain-containing protein — protein sequence MLQAALALVDRDGLEALSMRGLAAALGVDAMSLYNHVANKDAVLDGLAESFLVSIELPAPTGDWREDIRALATAFRTAANRHPRAAPLVLTRQLGSLEGLSATEAALAHLHAAGFPPREAVHALRFVLAFLVGTLLREASAGPTFSGLNLGGLVARRAELGSSGLHHVVRAAPHLAVCNHQEEFDFGLELVVAALERRRRARRGVGKTGRRSPRRP from the coding sequence GTGCTCCAGGCCGCGCTGGCGCTGGTGGACCGGGACGGCCTGGAGGCGTTGAGCATGCGGGGGCTGGCCGCCGCGCTGGGGGTGGACGCGATGAGCCTCTACAACCACGTCGCGAACAAGGACGCGGTCCTCGATGGGCTGGCGGAGTCGTTCCTGGTGAGCATCGAGCTGCCCGCGCCGACGGGCGACTGGCGCGAGGACATCCGCGCGCTCGCCACCGCGTTCCGGACCGCCGCGAATCGCCACCCCAGGGCCGCGCCGCTGGTCCTCACGCGTCAGCTCGGCTCCCTCGAGGGGCTGTCCGCCACGGAGGCCGCGCTCGCGCACCTGCATGCCGCGGGCTTCCCGCCGCGCGAGGCCGTCCACGCGCTGCGGTTCGTCCTGGCCTTCCTGGTGGGGACGCTCCTGCGGGAGGCGTCGGCGGGACCGACGTTCAGCGGCTTGAACCTGGGGGGATTGGTCGCGCGACGCGCCGAGCTGGGCAGTTCGGGGCTCCACCACGTGGTCCGGGCCGCGCCCCATCTGGCCGTGTGCAACCACCAGGAGGAGTTCGATTTCGGCCTGGAGCTGGTGGTGGCCGCGCTCGAGCGCCGGCGGCGCGCCCGACGTGGCGTCGGAAAGACGGGGCGCCGCTCCCCCCGGCGCCCATGA
- a CDS encoding ester cyclase, with translation MTTESVRKARQKLVLDHFRDEVRQQWDDVLSTFPHPHYELVPTLTVHDGDSAVREYYRNTRVAFPDQHHEIISFRHSDDAVIVEFWLMGTHLGPLGGIPPTGSRFRVRMSAYFIFDASETLVCERVYFDTLSMLKQLLGGLDMKSPKNWLLAVRCFRGLLAMSGNAPAPALTETTPPVLAE, from the coding sequence GTGACGACGGAATCCGTACGCAAGGCACGACAGAAGCTGGTGCTGGACCACTTCCGCGACGAGGTGAGGCAGCAGTGGGACGACGTCCTGTCGACCTTCCCGCACCCCCACTACGAGCTGGTGCCCACCCTGACGGTGCACGATGGCGACAGCGCGGTGCGCGAGTACTACCGGAACACGCGCGTCGCGTTCCCGGACCAGCACCACGAAATCATCTCGTTCCGCCACAGCGACGACGCGGTCATCGTCGAGTTCTGGCTGATGGGCACCCACCTGGGCCCGCTGGGAGGGATTCCGCCGACGGGCAGCCGCTTCCGGGTGCGCATGTCCGCCTACTTCATCTTCGACGCATCGGAGACGCTGGTCTGCGAGCGCGTCTACTTCGACACGCTCAGCATGCTCAAGCAGCTGCTCGGCGGGCTCGACATGAAGTCGCCGAAGAACTGGCTGCTCGCCGTCCGCTGCTTCCGGGGACTGCTCGCCATGTCCGGCAACGCGCCCGCGCCCGCGCTGACCGAGACGACGCCTCCCGTCCTCGCGGAGTGA
- a CDS encoding glutathione peroxidase yields MSHDLYDIPLRSIDGAQQSLGRFKGKVLLVVNVASKCGLTPQYEGLEKLYERKSAEGLEVLGFPANDFMGQEPGSEAEIKDFCTLTYDVKFPLFSKISVVGENKHPLYRALTQAVPNATGEGPMRARLKGYGIEANPIPEVQWNFEKFLIGRDGRVAARFTPDVTADDPRLLQAIDAELAKPV; encoded by the coding sequence ATGAGTCACGACCTCTATGACATCCCTCTCCGCTCCATCGACGGAGCCCAGCAGTCCCTTGGCCGGTTCAAGGGAAAGGTCCTCCTGGTGGTGAACGTCGCGTCCAAGTGTGGCCTGACGCCCCAGTACGAAGGGTTGGAGAAGCTCTACGAGCGCAAGAGCGCGGAGGGCCTGGAGGTCCTCGGCTTCCCCGCCAACGACTTCATGGGGCAGGAGCCGGGCAGCGAGGCCGAAATCAAGGACTTCTGCACCCTGACCTACGACGTGAAGTTCCCGCTCTTCTCGAAGATTTCGGTCGTGGGCGAGAACAAGCACCCGCTGTACCGCGCGCTGACCCAGGCGGTTCCCAACGCCACGGGCGAGGGGCCCATGCGCGCCCGGCTCAAGGGCTACGGCATCGAGGCCAATCCCATCCCGGAGGTGCAGTGGAACTTCGAGAAGTTCCTCATCGGGCGTGACGGCCGGGTCGCCGCCCGCTTCACGCCCGACGTGACGGCGGATGACCCGCGCCTGCTCCAGGCCATCGACGCAGAGCTCGCCAAGCCCGTCTGA